A stretch of Candidatus Bathyarchaeia archaeon DNA encodes these proteins:
- the pheA gene encoding prephenate dehydratase, which yields MNPTPLKVGYLGPEGTFCEQAAKRYFAGKDVNLIGLDTIPEVFRAVESRSLDLGVVPAENSYEGSVNLTLDLLYRNNVKMCGEIEEPIVHHLIVKPGTGLEEIKIILSHPQALAQCRNLIAQRFPTAKIREVESTAAAVMKLKSLKRAAAIGSEASARAYGMQIALREVGDVPKNITRFIVIGTADSPPTGNDKTSVIFATENIPGALYHALAPFAERRINLTKIESRPMKGKEWEYIFYMDFEGHRTEEKILGALEELRGICCFLKVLGSYPKARKTTNNS from the coding sequence TTGAACCCCACACCACTTAAAGTAGGATATCTGGGCCCTGAGGGAACTTTCTGTGAGCAGGCGGCTAAGAGGTACTTTGCAGGTAAAGACGTGAATCTTATCGGTCTAGATACAATCCCAGAAGTCTTCAGGGCTGTTGAATCCAGAAGCTTGGATTTGGGGGTTGTCCCAGCAGAGAACTCATATGAGGGTTCTGTTAACTTGACCCTCGACCTACTCTACAGAAACAATGTCAAGATGTGCGGAGAGATAGAGGAACCCATAGTTCACCACCTCATCGTTAAGCCAGGTACAGGGCTGGAAGAGATAAAAATCATCCTCTCCCACCCACAAGCCCTAGCACAGTGTAGAAACCTCATAGCTCAAAGATTTCCCACGGCGAAAATTAGAGAGGTAGAAAGCACTGCTGCCGCAGTGATGAAGCTAAAGAGTTTGAAGAGGGCAGCTGCTATCGGCTCCGAAGCGTCTGCACGCGCCTACGGCATGCAGATTGCTCTCAGAGAGGTTGGAGATGTTCCAAAGAATATAACTCGCTTCATTGTCATCGGCACAGCTGATTCGCCTCCAACTGGTAACGATAAAACCTCAGTGATCTTCGCAACCGAGAACATCCCTGGAGCCCTCTATCACGCATTAGCTCCTTTCGCCGAACGAAGGATAAACCTGACAAAGATTGAGTCCCGACCGATGAAGGGGAAGGAGTGGGAGTACATCTTCTATATGGACTTCGAGGGTCACAGAACTGAGGAGAAGATCCTCGGGGCGTTAGAAGAGCTTAGAGGAATCTGCTGTTTCCTCAAGGTACTAGGTTCATACCCAAAGGCTAGGAAGACTACGAATAACAGCTAG
- a CDS encoding 50S ribosomal protein L35ae gives MLTVQRHGVVVNFRIGPKTQKNKECLVKIPDIDNDTAASRYIGRKVVWLSQKSGKKIVGEVVDIHGRNGMIRVRFRRALPGEALGAKVAIL, from the coding sequence GTGTTGACGGTGCAGAGGCATGGCGTGGTGGTTAACTTCAGGATAGGCCCTAAAACACAGAAGAATAAAGAGTGCCTAGTCAAGATACCAGACATCGATAATGATACAGCCGCCTCAAGATATATCGGAAGAAAGGTTGTCTGGCTGAGCCAGAAGAGTGGTAAGAAGATAGTAGGCGAGGTTGTCGATATTCATGGTAGAAATGGTATGATTAGAGTGCGCTTCCGCAGGGCGCTTCCAGGCGAAGCCCTAGGAGCGAAGGTAGCCATACTCTAG
- the argH gene encoding argininosuccinate lyase translates to MARGLLKGRLERRLAEDALDFLVREDLECDRQLVEEDILCSEAHAIMLWKCKIITRPVLRELLKALEKARNLHAEGKFKLELKLDDVHLNLEDFVIREAGMDVGGWLHTGRSRNDQIATDMRLYLRREVNEISGLIVNLLETIFTLAKRHFSTVMPGYTHLQIAQPITYAHWLSSLAEMLLRDLDRLEGIYARINMCPLGAGALAGTSWPIDRKITAELLGFDGVQINSLDAVTARGEEAADILAALSILMVHLSRLAGDLVIWSSYEFRMVELDEAYATGSSIMPQKKNPDVAELIRAKASSVQAQLYSVLSLVRALPSGYFRDLQETKPAVMSAIATVKRTLDVTQGMLSTLKVNKKRMLELATSNYSTATDLANMLVREKGIPFRLSHQIVGAVVRNALEAGVTMADLKAEAVIAAAKMTAGKEIVITQDELRDVADPLKSVKAKRSMGSPNPLEVRKNLRELQSRLKKKARNLAERVGREKKAESVLHEMVEAVISS, encoded by the coding sequence ATGGCTAGGGGGTTGTTGAAGGGGCGCCTCGAGAGGAGGTTAGCCGAGGATGCTCTTGACTTCTTGGTGAGGGAGGACCTCGAATGCGACCGCCAACTGGTGGAAGAGGATATCCTATGCAGCGAAGCTCATGCCATAATGCTATGGAAATGTAAGATAATCACCCGCCCCGTTCTCAGAGAGCTCCTGAAAGCTTTAGAGAAGGCCCGTAACCTACATGCTGAAGGGAAATTCAAATTAGAACTCAAACTTGATGATGTCCATCTAAACCTCGAGGACTTCGTCATTCGTGAAGCTGGGATGGATGTTGGAGGGTGGCTCCACACAGGTAGGAGCAGGAACGACCAGATAGCTACCGACATGAGACTCTATCTCCGAAGAGAGGTGAACGAGATATCAGGGCTTATTGTAAACCTCTTAGAGACTATCTTTACTCTGGCTAAGCGACACTTCTCCACGGTGATGCCGGGCTATACCCACTTGCAGATAGCCCAACCCATAACCTACGCCCACTGGCTTAGCTCTCTCGCCGAGATGCTCCTGCGAGACCTAGACAGGTTGGAAGGGATATATGCGCGCATAAACATGTGTCCACTGGGAGCTGGCGCGCTAGCTGGGACAAGTTGGCCGATAGACAGAAAGATTACAGCTGAGCTGCTGGGTTTTGATGGAGTTCAAATAAACTCCCTCGACGCTGTAACAGCTAGGGGGGAGGAAGCGGCTGACATTCTCGCAGCCTTATCAATCTTGATGGTCCACCTAAGCAGGCTGGCTGGGGATCTGGTCATCTGGAGCTCCTACGAGTTTAGGATGGTGGAGTTGGACGAGGCTTACGCCACTGGAAGCAGCATCATGCCCCAGAAAAAGAACCCAGATGTAGCTGAGTTGATTCGAGCTAAGGCTTCAAGTGTTCAGGCTCAGTTATATTCAGTTCTTAGCTTGGTGAGAGCTCTGCCCTCAGGCTACTTTAGGGATCTTCAGGAGACCAAGCCGGCGGTTATGAGTGCTATCGCTACAGTTAAAAGAACCTTGGATGTGACGCAGGGGATGCTGTCGACTTTGAAGGTGAACAAGAAGAGAATGCTCGAGTTAGCAACCTCCAACTACTCGACTGCTACAGATCTGGCGAACATGCTAGTGAGAGAGAAGGGTATTCCCTTCAGGTTAAGCCACCAGATTGTTGGGGCAGTGGTGAGGAATGCTTTGGAGGCAGGTGTAACCATGGCTGATTTGAAGGCGGAAGCTGTCATAGCAGCCGCCAAGATGACCGCAGGGAAAGAGATCGTCATCACCCAAGATGAACTCAGAGATGTTGCCGACCCACTTAAGAGTGTTAAGGCGAAGAGGAGTATGGGCAGCCCGAACCCCCTAGAAGTTAGAAAGAACCTCAGAGAACTTCAGAGCAGACTTAAGAAGAAGGCCAGAAACCTAGCGGAGAGAGTAGGGAGAGAGAAGAAAGCTGAAAGCGTTCTCCACGAGATGGTCGAGGCAGTCATTTCAAGTTGA
- a CDS encoding sodium:solute symporter family protein, with protein MIEATWIYLAIIIWFVAGCIVSHLARRRMGRGVSEYFIANRKLGGFISAMTYSATTYSAFMMVGLVGLTYSTGVASLGFELTYLIGTGMLLILFAPRFWLAGKRYQYITPAQLLSGRYENPLVGAVTTALCLVMLVPYASVQFMGIGYLVESLSGGTITYMVGCLIVAGVTLIYAWWAGMRSVAWTDAVQAVIMLATSLFLLLFIIFTFFGGFGDFIVNVESSIPSHLTVKWPFTLFLGLSLPWFFFAVTNPQVTQRLFIPTNVRSLKTMVRGFLIFGFIYTIIVTLFGLAAKIVEPNLKIADMAMPILLSRTPTLVALLAFVGIVVAATSTLNSIVLTLSSMCSRDIYRTINPLSSEEKELLVGKVVIPLMTVACFVFAQLRLELIAVLSSMASAGLLMQLPAVVGAFFWKRGTAVGALSSIAIGGIIVGGMLIAGWYPLGHWPGVWGLAASSLIFVGVSLLTEPPKRAEEFLRNINEALKTHNM; from the coding sequence TTGATAGAAGCCACTTGGATCTACCTTGCAATCATCATATGGTTTGTTGCAGGGTGTATTGTGTCACACTTAGCACGGAGAAGGATGGGCAGAGGAGTTTCAGAATATTTCATAGCGAACAGGAAACTAGGCGGCTTCATCTCAGCGATGACTTACAGCGCAACCACTTATAGTGCATTCATGATGGTCGGCCTTGTTGGGTTAACTTATAGTACAGGCGTCGCCAGCCTAGGTTTCGAGTTAACGTACCTTATCGGAACTGGTATGCTCTTAATATTATTCGCTCCGAGATTCTGGCTAGCTGGCAAGAGATACCAGTATATAACTCCGGCTCAATTGCTGAGCGGGAGATACGAAAATCCCCTGGTAGGCGCAGTAACCACAGCCCTATGCCTCGTTATGCTTGTTCCTTACGCCTCCGTGCAGTTCATGGGAATTGGCTACCTTGTTGAAAGCCTCTCAGGCGGGACGATAACCTATATGGTAGGCTGCCTTATCGTGGCGGGAGTTACTCTTATCTATGCATGGTGGGCTGGGATGCGGTCTGTTGCGTGGACGGACGCCGTCCAAGCTGTAATAATGCTTGCCACATCGCTCTTTCTGTTACTCTTTATCATATTCACATTCTTCGGCGGCTTCGGCGATTTCATAGTTAATGTCGAGTCTTCTATTCCCTCACACCTCACAGTTAAGTGGCCGTTTACTCTCTTCTTGGGTCTCTCTCTGCCTTGGTTCTTCTTCGCCGTAACCAACCCTCAAGTTACACAGAGACTCTTCATACCAACGAACGTTAGGAGCTTAAAGACCATGGTGAGAGGTTTCTTGATCTTCGGATTCATATACACCATTATAGTAACCCTCTTCGGTCTGGCCGCCAAGATTGTAGAGCCTAACCTGAAGATCGCGGATATGGCTATGCCTATTCTATTGAGCAGAACTCCAACGCTCGTCGCTCTCTTAGCATTCGTAGGCATAGTAGTTGCAGCCACCTCAACCCTCAACTCCATAGTGCTCACATTGAGTTCTATGTGTTCAAGAGACATCTACAGGACAATTAATCCTCTATCATCTGAGGAGAAGGAATTACTGGTGGGCAAGGTAGTGATACCTCTCATGACAGTTGCATGTTTTGTATTTGCACAACTGAGACTTGAACTGATAGCTGTGCTCTCGTCTATGGCGTCTGCTGGGCTGCTTATGCAGCTTCCCGCAGTTGTGGGAGCCTTCTTCTGGAAGAGAGGTACAGCAGTTGGAGCATTGAGCAGCATAGCTATTGGTGGAATTATTGTTGGAGGGATGCTCATCGCAGGCTGGTACCCCTTAGGTCACTGGCCAGGAGTTTGGGGTCTAGCCGCAAGTAGCCTAATATTTGTAGGCGTAAGCCTACTTACTGAACCGCCCAAACGGGCTGAAGAGTTTTTGAGAAACATAAATGAAGCGTTAAAAACGCATAACATGTAG
- a CDS encoding pyruvoyl-dependent arginine decarboxylase, which translates to MGQPTHGIFLPKKFFVTSGSANSPTSALNAFDAALMKAGIAQCNLVCVSSILPADAEFIKNCEITPGTVTFSVLARMDGDPGETIGAGLGWAWGVTLDGQKYGLVAEAHGYKDREAIERELKWKLQEMAKIRQLQITSIECKLECLEVPKGRYGSVVVALIYVPWEQADSQRQPNAEREYRRTVVSESPIINHQKVAMTD; encoded by the coding sequence TTGGGGCAACCCACGCACGGGATCTTCCTGCCTAAGAAGTTCTTTGTAACAAGCGGATCAGCCAACAGCCCCACCTCAGCTCTGAACGCCTTTGACGCAGCCCTTATGAAGGCTGGAATAGCGCAATGTAACCTTGTATGCGTCTCATCTATCCTTCCTGCCGACGCTGAATTTATCAAGAACTGCGAGATAACCCCAGGCACCGTAACATTCTCAGTTCTAGCCAGAATGGACGGAGACCCAGGTGAGACCATAGGGGCTGGGCTTGGATGGGCATGGGGCGTCACACTTGACGGACAGAAATATGGGCTAGTCGCCGAAGCGCATGGATACAAAGATAGGGAGGCTATTGAGAGAGAGCTTAAGTGGAAATTGCAAGAGATGGCTAAGATCAGGCAGCTACAGATAACTTCCATCGAGTGTAAGCTCGAGTGTCTAGAGGTTCCAAAGGGACGTTATGGAAGTGTCGTGGTAGCTTTGATTTATGTGCCTTGGGAGCAAGCTGATTCTCAACGCCAACCAAACGCGGAGCGGGAATATCGGCGAACCGTAGTTAGTGAGAGCCCTATTATAAACCATCAGAAAGTCGCGATGACGGACTAA
- a CDS encoding argininosuccinate synthase: protein MGVTDLEKVVLAYSGGLDTSVILKWLIDRYNAEVVTLTVDVGQPLNPHIVEERAKTIGAVRHYHLDAREEFVTNYIHPALKANAIYGGKYPLSTALSRPLIASKLVEVAKKENATAVAHGCTGKGNDQVRFEVTIKALRPDLKIYAPVREWKMSRNAEIEYAREHKIPVPLEKSIYSVDENLWGRSIECGPLENPEHEPLPEVYEWTKPPEKAPDTPEYISIEFECGVPKTVNGETLGKVELVQLLNRRCGEHGVGRIDHIEDRLVGIKSREVYECPAAVCLIDAHRDLEKLVLTKHELIFKQSVEAQWSWLVYNGLWVEPLREDLEAFINNTQVRVEGEVKVKLFKGSASIVGRSSPNSLYDLGLATYDISTTFDQSAAAGFIELWGLPTRVASRLRLEKGK from the coding sequence ATGGGTGTGACTGATTTGGAAAAGGTAGTTTTAGCATATTCAGGCGGCTTAGATACCTCGGTAATACTCAAATGGCTCATCGACCGTTATAACGCTGAAGTAGTTACGTTAACTGTCGATGTAGGCCAGCCCCTAAACCCACATATAGTAGAAGAGAGAGCTAAAACCATTGGCGCAGTACGCCACTACCACCTAGACGCCAGAGAAGAGTTCGTAACCAACTACATCCACCCAGCTTTGAAAGCAAACGCTATCTATGGCGGAAAGTACCCACTCTCCACGGCTCTCTCGCGTCCCTTGATCGCGTCGAAGCTAGTGGAGGTGGCTAAGAAGGAGAACGCCACAGCCGTGGCTCATGGCTGTACCGGGAAGGGAAACGACCAGGTCAGATTTGAGGTTACTATAAAGGCCTTGAGGCCGGATCTCAAGATATACGCGCCTGTGAGGGAGTGGAAGATGAGCCGGAATGCGGAGATCGAGTATGCAAGGGAGCATAAGATACCCGTCCCGCTTGAGAAGAGCATATACAGTGTCGACGAAAACTTGTGGGGGCGTTCAATAGAGTGTGGCCCTCTTGAAAACCCAGAACATGAACCCTTGCCAGAGGTATATGAGTGGACTAAACCCCCCGAGAAGGCACCCGACACACCGGAATATATCAGCATCGAGTTTGAGTGTGGAGTTCCAAAAACTGTTAACGGTGAGACGCTAGGCAAAGTTGAGCTCGTACAGCTATTAAATAGACGATGTGGGGAGCATGGCGTCGGCAGGATAGATCACATCGAAGATAGACTGGTTGGCATAAAATCCAGAGAGGTTTACGAGTGCCCCGCAGCAGTCTGCCTAATCGACGCACACAGAGATCTGGAAAAATTAGTCTTGACAAAACATGAGCTCATATTCAAACAGAGCGTCGAGGCGCAATGGTCTTGGCTTGTATATAACGGATTGTGGGTTGAACCTTTAAGAGAAGACCTGGAGGCCTTCATAAACAATACACAAGTTCGTGTGGAGGGCGAGGTGAAAGTTAAACTATTCAAAGGCAGCGCCTCTATAGTTGGAAGGTCGTCGCCAAACTCTCTCTACGACCTTGGCCTGGCCACCTACGACATCAGCACAACTTTCGACCAGTCTGCAGCTGCCGGTTTCATCGAACTCTGGGGGTTGCCCACACGAGTCGCAAGTCGCCTCAGGTTGGAGAAGGGCAAATAG
- a CDS encoding 3-isopropylmalate dehydratase small subunit, producing the protein MGSWKLSGKVWKFGDDINTDIIISGKYKFKTLDMKELASHAMEAVDPEFAKKVTSGDIIFAGKNFGCGSSREQAPRVLKELGLSAVVASSFARIFYRNAINIGLPLIESKEAVEETETGDMVSIDLTMGTIRNETKGRSYSFTPIPTFMLEILQSGGLVEYLKKRGGYNI; encoded by the coding sequence GTGGGTAGTTGGAAACTGTCTGGTAAGGTATGGAAATTCGGCGACGACATCAACACTGACATTATAATTTCTGGAAAATACAAATTCAAAACCCTCGACATGAAGGAATTAGCGTCACATGCGATGGAGGCCGTCGACCCTGAGTTCGCGAAGAAAGTGACATCTGGCGACATAATCTTCGCTGGAAAGAACTTTGGATGCGGCTCATCACGGGAGCAGGCTCCGAGGGTGCTCAAGGAATTAGGGTTAAGTGCGGTGGTGGCCAGCTCGTTCGCACGGATCTTCTATAGAAACGCAATCAATATCGGGCTCCCACTTATAGAGTCTAAGGAGGCCGTAGAGGAGACTGAGACTGGCGATATGGTATCTATAGATCTTACCATGGGTACCATCAGAAACGAGACAAAAGGAAGGAGCTACAGCTTCACACCAATACCGACTTTCATGCTCGAGATCCTTCAAAGTGGTGGACTGGTAGAGTATCTAAAGAAGAGAGGAGGCTACAATATCTAA
- a CDS encoding inositol-3-phosphate synthase has product MKDEDCVPGLMHTVFAGYRIRDVKVVAAFDVNRLKIGKDVAEAIFIEPNVCAKFAEVQPLGVEVLPAPILDSVAPHMEEPFKVYDRSKINAPDVAKTLEESGAEMLLNYIPVGSNEATKFYADACLKAGCAFVNCIPEFIASDSVWARKFKEARLPVAGDDIKSQVGATILHRVLTKLMIDRGVKIDETYQLNLGGDTDFLNMTVEERLSSKRVSKTEAVTSLLPYKIPTRIGPSDYVPFLGDAKICYIHLKGRKFGDRPIKIDVKLSVEDSPNSAGVAIDLIRAVKVALDRGISGPLLSISAYAFKHPPIQTDEDTARRWVEEYIQGIRES; this is encoded by the coding sequence GTGAAAGATGAGGACTGCGTCCCAGGGTTGATGCACACAGTCTTCGCAGGCTACCGTATTAGAGACGTCAAAGTTGTCGCAGCCTTTGATGTTAACAGACTGAAAATAGGCAAGGATGTGGCGGAAGCAATCTTCATAGAGCCGAACGTATGTGCCAAGTTCGCTGAGGTCCAGCCTCTCGGTGTGGAAGTACTGCCAGCGCCTATACTCGATAGTGTAGCGCCTCACATGGAGGAGCCCTTCAAAGTCTACGATAGGAGTAAGATAAATGCCCCAGATGTCGCCAAAACTCTGGAGGAGAGTGGCGCTGAGATGCTGCTGAACTATATACCCGTCGGCAGTAACGAAGCCACAAAGTTCTACGCTGATGCCTGCCTCAAAGCGGGGTGCGCATTTGTAAACTGCATCCCGGAGTTTATAGCGTCCGACTCAGTTTGGGCTAGGAAGTTTAAGGAGGCTCGGCTTCCAGTTGCCGGCGACGATATTAAGAGTCAAGTAGGTGCCACTATACTCCATCGCGTCTTAACGAAGCTCATGATTGACAGAGGTGTAAAGATAGACGAGACCTACCAGCTTAACCTCGGAGGCGATACTGACTTCTTGAACATGACTGTGGAGGAGCGGCTTTCATCTAAGCGAGTAAGCAAGACTGAGGCAGTAACTTCGCTCCTACCATACAAGATTCCAACGCGGATAGGGCCTTCTGACTATGTTCCATTCCTAGGCGATGCGAAGATATGTTACATCCACTTGAAGGGTAGAAAATTCGGCGACCGACCTATAAAAATCGATGTAAAGCTTTCAGTCGAAGACTCACCAAACAGCGCTGGGGTGGCCATCGACCTAATACGTGCTGTGAAGGTAGCTTTGGATAGAGGGATCTCTGGACCTCTACTCAGTATTTCAGCCTACGCATTCAAGCATCCACCCATCCAAACAGATGAAGACACGGCTCGACGTTGGGTTGAGGAGTATATTCAAGGCATAAGAGAGTCCTGA
- a CDS encoding CDP-2,3-bis-(O-geranylgeranyl)-sn-glycerol synthase, which translates to MTLEELTNPDFILFTSLILVPAYMANGMGPILGGGRPLDGGKVFIDGRRILGDGKTVNGTLGGILCGTLASLGEIAVVNLFMSQFFSFSLNLLHALFGFVISVGAISGDLTGAFIKRRLNLPRGASAPGLDQLDFVVAALVFAWAFTRLVSVGGEVTWLTVVVVVTITPFIHLLSNYVAFKIGKKNEPW; encoded by the coding sequence ATGACGTTAGAAGAGCTTACAAACCCTGACTTCATCCTTTTCACGTCACTGATATTAGTACCAGCCTACATGGCAAACGGTATGGGCCCTATACTTGGCGGCGGCAGACCCCTCGACGGCGGGAAAGTTTTCATTGATGGGCGAAGGATTCTGGGAGACGGGAAGACTGTCAACGGCACTTTAGGAGGTATACTCTGCGGCACTCTCGCATCTCTCGGCGAGATTGCCGTGGTGAACCTGTTTATGTCCCAGTTCTTCTCATTTTCTCTTAACCTGCTTCACGCACTGTTCGGTTTTGTAATCTCTGTAGGAGCGATCTCGGGTGATTTGACTGGAGCATTCATAAAGAGAAGACTAAACCTTCCACGGGGCGCCTCTGCACCGGGTCTTGACCAGCTTGACTTTGTTGTAGCTGCGTTGGTATTTGCTTGGGCATTCACTCGGCTGGTGTCTGTAGGTGGCGAGGTCACGTGGCTCACGGTCGTGGTTGTGGTTACAATAACACCCTTCATACACCTCCTGAGTAACTATGTAGCGTTCAAGATTGGGAAAAAGAATGAGCCTTGGTAA
- a CDS encoding NifU family protein, whose translation MREKVEEAISKIRPSLQADGGDVELVEVQEDGVVKVRLTGACRGCPMSRLTLQMGIERALKAQVPGIKRVESV comes from the coding sequence TTGCGTGAAAAAGTGGAGGAAGCTATATCGAAGATTAGACCCTCCCTCCAAGCAGATGGAGGAGATGTAGAGTTAGTTGAAGTTCAAGAGGATGGCGTAGTAAAGGTCAGATTAACTGGTGCCTGCAGAGGTTGCCCTATGTCTCGGCTTACGCTACAAATGGGGATTGAGAGAGCACTCAAAGCACAGGTACCCGGGATAAAGCGAGTTGAGTCTGTCTAG
- a CDS encoding 3-isopropylmalate dehydratase large subunit has translation MGKTISEKILSRASGKDAVAGDIVLAEVNFAMAHDGTAPLAIRSFREMNGKKVWDPNKIALVIDHVAPSASEGTSILHREMRRFAEEQGLKNFYDVGSGVCHQLMVERHVKPGYLVVGADSHTCTYGGVGAFATGIGSTEMAAVFMSGKLWFKVPETYKFNLEGKPPPYVSSKDLILYLVGQMKADGANYRAVEFAGEATKALSIDGRFTLCNMAVEMGGKAGLVEPDEKTTAYYRYLGITDLEPVKNDADAEFEEAFFHDTSKMEPMISCPPTVDNVKTVREVEGVEIDQVFLGSCTNGRYEDLELAARLLKGKKIHKKVRMIVVPASKMILMKAIREGLMEIFLESGCVVCNPGCGPCVGTHQGIPAPGEVVISTSNRNFVGRMGCDKADIYLCSPLTAAASAVKGKITDPRNGGI, from the coding sequence GTGGGTAAGACTATCTCTGAGAAGATCCTTAGCAGAGCTTCTGGAAAGGATGCAGTAGCAGGGGATATAGTTCTGGCAGAAGTCAACTTCGCCATGGCACATGACGGCACAGCACCCCTAGCAATCAGATCCTTCAGGGAGATGAACGGTAAAAAGGTCTGGGATCCTAACAAGATTGCCCTAGTGATAGATCATGTGGCTCCCAGCGCCTCTGAAGGAACGTCTATCCTCCACAGAGAGATGCGCCGCTTTGCGGAGGAGCAAGGGTTGAAGAACTTCTACGATGTAGGTTCCGGAGTCTGCCACCAGCTGATGGTGGAGAGGCATGTGAAACCTGGCTACTTAGTTGTGGGTGCTGACTCTCACACATGCACCTACGGAGGCGTTGGCGCCTTCGCAACCGGCATAGGCTCGACGGAGATGGCTGCAGTCTTTATGAGCGGGAAACTCTGGTTCAAGGTTCCTGAGACTTACAAATTCAATCTAGAAGGTAAACCACCCCCGTATGTTTCATCTAAAGACCTGATCCTTTACCTTGTTGGGCAGATGAAAGCTGACGGAGCCAACTACCGGGCAGTAGAGTTTGCTGGGGAAGCTACCAAAGCCCTAAGCATAGACGGGCGCTTCACTCTTTGCAACATGGCGGTGGAGATGGGCGGGAAAGCTGGGCTAGTTGAGCCAGACGAGAAGACAACCGCCTACTATAGGTATCTCGGCATAACCGACCTTGAACCGGTGAAGAACGATGCGGATGCGGAATTTGAGGAGGCTTTCTTTCATGATACTTCGAAGATGGAGCCCATGATATCCTGTCCTCCAACTGTCGACAATGTGAAGACGGTTAGGGAGGTTGAAGGAGTCGAGATTGACCAAGTCTTCCTTGGATCCTGCACAAACGGTCGTTATGAGGATCTAGAATTGGCAGCTAGGCTATTGAAGGGTAAAAAGATACACAAGAAGGTACGTATGATAGTTGTCCCAGCTTCAAAGATGATCTTGATGAAGGCTATCAGGGAGGGGCTCATGGAAATCTTCCTAGAGTCTGGTTGTGTGGTCTGTAACCCTGGATGTGGCCCCTGCGTAGGCACACACCAAGGCATACCGGCGCCTGGAGAAGTGGTCATCTCTACATCGAACAGGAACTTCGTGGGCAGGATGGGTTGCGATAAGGCGGACATCTATCTCTGCTCGCCCCTAACAGCCGCAGCCTCAGCCGTCAAAGGCAAGATAACCGACCCACGAAACGGGGGAATTTAA
- a CDS encoding isocitrate/isopropylmalate dehydrogenase family protein has translation MGYKIAVIPGDGIGPEVTNSAVQVLKALNLDMEFVICEAGLKSWERYGKQLTEEMLEVIKRSDACLKGPTQTPEGPESYRSVAVTLRQTLDLYANVRPIKSRKGVPALHQNVNFVIVRENTEGLYAGIEERKGETALAARVITRRGSERIARFAFDLALAEGRKKVTIVHKANILKITCGLFREVCLEVAKGYPSIEVEELMVDAAAHRIVRRPQDLDVLVTTNLFGDILSDEAAGVVGGLGVVPGANIGARHAMFEPVHGVALKYAGKGVVNPSAMILSAAMMLKYLGEEKNALKLERALEKVLEEGKVVTKDLGGNASTQAMTEETIRILETL, from the coding sequence ATGGGCTACAAGATTGCTGTAATACCCGGAGATGGAATTGGGCCTGAGGTAACCAACTCAGCGGTCCAAGTTCTAAAGGCGTTAAATTTAGACATGGAATTTGTCATCTGTGAAGCTGGCCTTAAGAGTTGGGAGAGATATGGGAAGCAGCTTACCGAGGAGATGCTTGAAGTTATCAAGCGTTCAGACGCTTGCCTAAAAGGCCCAACTCAAACTCCTGAAGGACCTGAGAGCTATAGGAGCGTCGCTGTAACCCTACGCCAGACACTCGACCTCTATGCCAATGTTCGCCCAATAAAGTCGAGGAAAGGTGTCCCCGCCCTCCATCAGAATGTCAACTTTGTCATAGTTCGCGAGAACACTGAGGGTTTATACGCTGGAATAGAGGAACGTAAAGGCGAAACTGCCTTGGCGGCACGGGTCATCACAAGAAGGGGCTCAGAGCGCATAGCACGGTTCGCCTTCGACTTAGCCTTAGCCGAAGGAAGAAAGAAAGTGACGATAGTTCATAAAGCCAACATATTAAAGATAACTTGCGGCCTCTTCCGCGAGGTTTGCCTAGAGGTAGCTAAGGGCTACCCCAGCATTGAGGTGGAGGAACTCATGGTTGACGCCGCAGCACACAGAATCGTGAGGAGACCACAAGACTTAGATGTACTGGTAACTACGAACCTCTTCGGAGACATACTCTCTGACGAGGCGGCTGGGGTGGTTGGTGGACTAGGCGTCGTCCCCGGGGCGAACATAGGTGCGCGGCATGCTATGTTCGAGCCTGTCCATGGTGTCGCACTTAAGTATGCAGGTAAAGGTGTCGTAAATCCTTCAGCTATGATATTGTCCGCTGCTATGATGTTGAAATACTTGGGCGAAGAGAAGAATGCATTGAAGCTTGAAAGGGCGCTGGAGAAAGTTTTAGAGGAGGGTAAAGTAGTCACAAAGGACTTAGGCGGCAACGCGTCAACCCAAGCGATGACAGAGGAGACTATTAGAATTCTGGAGACCCTCTAA